CATGGTCCCGTGCAACCAGCAGCTCACCGAGGAGTATTTCGGCACGAGCGCGAAGAAGGGCAAATTCGTCGACACGCTGGTTGCGACCGCCGACTTTCTGGTGAAGCAGGAGCGCCTGCCGAAGTTGCTGCCGCGTGCCGACTTCGAGGCCTTCATCCAGCCGGCCTATATCGAGAAGGTGATCGGCCGCTGAGGGCCCGTGCCGGCGGGCTCGCGTCGGCGGCGGTGCGTTGAGCATTTGCGCCGCGTTGCAATCCGACCGGAGACCTCCTAGCCTTCGAGCCGTCACTCGAAGGGAGACTGATCGTGGGGCGCGGTCATGCGCACGAGGTGGCCAATCCAGGTGAGCCGTGCGCAGAGGTGCGAAGGGCGGGGACCGGACGATACGTGTTGAACGCCCTGGACAAGCCCGATCTGGATCTTGTGATGCGGACCGGCAGGTTGGCGACCTACCAGAACCGCGAATATCTGCTGCGGGAAGGTGAGCCCGCCAACGGCATCCACGTCATTCTGAGCGGGATCGTCGAAAGCACTCATGCCGGTACGCAGGGGCGTGAGCTGATGCTGGCGACCTGGGAGGCCGGTGACTTCGTCGGCGCCCCCTACATTCTCGGCGATCACCGGCATAGCTGGTCGGCGCGCGCGCTCGGACGGGTCGAGGCGCTGCATCTCGACCAGGATGCGATCCGCCGGCTGATCGCGCAGTCGCCCTCGTTCGCCGTCGCGCTGATCGAGTGTCTCGGCTTCAAGGGCGAGACCTATTCGATGCTGGCGCAGACGCTGGCGGGGCAGAAGGCGGCGGAACGGCTGGTGCTGCTGCTGGTAAAGCTGTCCGAGAATGCGGCGCAGGACGAAGGCGGCTCGATTTCGCTCGGCCGCATCACGCAGGCCAATCTCGCGCGCATGATCGGCGCGACGCGCCAGTCGATCAGCCTGATCCTCAATCGTCTCCAGGACGACGGCATCATCTCGACCGGTCCGACCAAGATGGTCGTCAATGATCTCGCGGCGTTGAGGAAACAGGTGACCGAGTAGCGCCCGCTGCCGGCGTCATGACGAGCCTCGCTTCGACGGTGCGGGACCCGGCCCCATGCAGAGCTGCACCTCGCCCGGGACGTCGTAGGTGCGCATGATGTGGCGGCTGTCACGCAGGCCCGATGCCTCGCGTTGCACGACCAACATCCAGAGTGCCTGGCCGGCTTCCATCACCAGTCTGCGCCTGGCCGGCTGCTGCGATGCCGGCACTTCCGCGGACGCGTGGGCGGCGTCGAACTCGCGCAAACGCGCCAGCGCCTGTTCGAGTGTGCGGCCCATCCGTCCAAGCGCCGAGACCTGTTCCTGGACGATCTCATAATGGAGGATATCGACTGGCGGGCGAAGATCACGAGACATGAGCGCAATATAGGGCAGCCAGTCAGGCCCGCGCAACGCGCGGACTGCCTGCCGCTACTTCGCCTTATACGCCGCCAGGAACATCCGCGTCGCGCTGTCGATGACTTCGGTCATGCGCTCTTCCGACGGTGCTGGGGCGGCCTGGAAGACGAAAGGCAGGAAGAGTGAAGCCTTGCACAGTTCCATGAACTGCGACGCCGCAAGATCGCAATCGTCAATCCCGAGATCGCCGCAGGCGACACGCGTCTTGAGATAGTCGGAGAGGAGGTTGATGCTCTTGTGCAGCACCCGCGTATAATAGCGGCGGCCGACATCGGGCATGCG
The nucleotide sequence above comes from Bradyrhizobium sp. NDS-1. Encoded proteins:
- a CDS encoding Crp/Fnr family transcriptional regulator translates to MLNALDKPDLDLVMRTGRLATYQNREYLLREGEPANGIHVILSGIVESTHAGTQGRELMLATWEAGDFVGAPYILGDHRHSWSARALGRVEALHLDQDAIRRLIAQSPSFAVALIECLGFKGETYSMLAQTLAGQKAAERLVLLLVKLSENAAQDEGGSISLGRITQANLARMIGATRQSISLILNRLQDDGIISTGPTKMVVNDLAALRKQVTE